The genomic stretch TAATTCAATTGGATGACACAGATTCAGGCGTAACGACCGCATGAGGTGACCAAGCCGCATatgaatagaaatagaaatatatatatatatatatatatagggtagggttctagtgagaccacttgcttaggtaagatcgtgagattacatcttgtgcatccatgtaatactttttaatggtctatatagattaacacacacacacacacacacacttcgttcgcacatatttaatcaccgttcgcacacacttcaacttgaaatcttaatcaatttagacaattaaaaaattttgagatcaaatcttgtacatcaatcaccgttcgcacacatttaatcaccgtccgcacacacttaatcaccattcgcacacattttattaccgttcgcacacacttcaacttagcatcttaaatcaatctagaccattaaattattaaatggatgcacaagatctgatctcacgatcttacctaaacaagtgattttatatgatcctaactctctctctctctctctatatatatatatatatatatatatatatatatatatatatatatatatatataNNNNNNNNNNNNNNNNNNNNNNNNNNNNNNNNNNNNNNNNNNNNNNNNNNNNNNNNNNNNNNNNNNNNNNNNNNNNNNNNNNNNNNNNNNNNNNNNNNNNNNNNNNNNNNNNNNNNNNNNNNNNNNNNNNNNNNNNNNNNNNNNNNNNNNNNNNNNNNNNNNNNNNNNNNNNNNNNNNNNNNNNNNNNNNNNNNNNNNNNNNNNNNNNNNNNNNNNNNNNNNNNNNNNNNNNNNNNNNNNNNNNNNNNNNNNNNNNNNNNNNNNNNNNNNNNNNNNNNNNNNNNNNNNNNNNNNNNNNNNNNNNNNNNNNNNNNNNNNNNNNNNNNNNNNNNNNNNNNNNNNNNNNNNNNNNNNNNNNNNNNNNNNNNNNNNNNNNNNNNNNNNNNNNNNNNNNNNNNNNNNNNNNNNNNNNNNNNNNNNNNNNNNNNNNNNNNNNNNNNNNNNNNNNNNNNNNNNNNNNNNNNNNNNNNNNNNNNNNNNNNNNNNNNNNNNNNNNNNNNNNNNNNNNNNNNNNNNNNNNNNNNNNNNNNNNNNNNNNNNNNNNNNNNNNNNNNNNNNNNNNNNNNNNNNNNNNNNNNNNNNNNNNNNNNNNNNNNNNNNNNNNNNNNNNNNNNNNNNNNNNNNNNNNNNNNNNNNNNNNNNNNNNNNNNNNNNNNNNNNNNNNNNNNNNNNNNNNNNNNNNNNNNNNNNNNNNNNNNNNNNNNNNNNNNNNNNNNNNNNNNNNNNNNNNNNNNNNNNNNNNNNNNNNNNNNNNNNNNNNNNNNNNNNNNNNNNNNNNNNNNNNNNNNNNNNNNNNNNNNNNNNNNNNNNNNNNNNNNNNNNNNNNNNNNNNNNNNNNNNNNNNNNNNNNNNNNNNNNNNNNNNNNNNNNNNNNNNNNNNNNNNNNNNNNNNNNNNNNNNNNNNNNNNNNNNNNNNNNNNNNNNNNNNNNNNNNNNNNNNNNNNNNNNNNNNNNNNNNNNNNNNNNNNNNNNNNNNNNNNNNNNNNNNNNNNNNNNNNNNNNNNNNNNNNNNNNNNNNNNNNNNNNNNNNNNNNNNNNNNNNNNNNNNNNNNNNNNNNNNNNNNNNNNNNNNNNNNNNNNNNNNNNNNNNNNNNNNNNNNNNNNNNNNNNNNNNNNNNNNNNNNNNNNNNNNNNNNNNNNNNNNNNNNNNNNNNNNNNNNNNNNNNNNNNNNNNNNNNNNNNNNNNNNNNNNNNNNNNNNNNNNNNNNNNNNNNNNNNNNNNNNNNNNNNNNNNNNNNNNNNNNNNNNNNNNNNNNNNNNNNNNNNNNNNNNNNNNNNNNNNNNNAGGGTTCTagtgagaccacttgcttaggtaagatcgtgagattacatcttgtgcatccatgtaatactttttaatggtctatatagattaacacacacacacacacacacacttcgttcgcacatatttaatcaccgttcgcacacacttcaacttgaaatcttaatcaatttagacaattaaaaaattttgagatcaaatcttgtacatcaatcaccgttcgcacacatttaatcaccgtccgcacacacttaatcaccattcgcacacattttattaccgttcgcacacacttcaacttagcatcttaaatcaatctagaccattaaattattaaatggatgcacaagatctgatctcacgatcttacctaaacaagtgattttatatgatcctaactctctctctctctctctatatatatatatatatatatatatatatatatatatatatatatatatatatataagagataacttataaaccaaatatatttatattacatacctcaatttaaccaaacattttttttttgaatagcaATTTAACCAAACATTAGAATTTAACATTctcaacaatttaaaatttcttaAGGTATGTAATTGAACATTTCATCAACCTAATTGCCTAATTTATATTACTTTCCTTTTATGTTTTCAGAATGCGATTTGCTATTTTAGGAAGTGATCCTAACCCCATTTTAAGAAATCGACACCATTTAGAGCATCTTTATCAGTTGAAgttttttctccagttttttgtAGGCCCTAGCTTCCACCTCACCATCCACTATCTCATTCAATCACAATAACTCTTTTCCACACTAGTTTGAgttatttcttagttttttgtggacccaccattttatcccaatatattttaattatttctttatctattttgtttataaatttataattgtattaaaaataataaaacaatatgtGTAGCAATTGTATAGGAATTGTAaagttgaaattaattaataaaaaataattataattaatatgcttaacacctaattaattaataaaaataagaattgtaaattattattattattattattattattattatttttataaaaatagcCGATGGCAGGCAACGGTCGGAAATATGGTCGTTGCCTGGCAACGGCACTAATTTTGGCCGTTGCTAGCAACGACCATCCATAAATTAAATTGAGAGAGCTGGCAGCCACTCTCAATCGCCCAGCCGCGTGTGTCACACGCGCCCGACTGGTTGGGCGATGAGACGCACATGCATCTCAGccctatatataattttttttttatttccctgACAATATCCAAGCATTTGTAGGATGAAACTTTTGTCAATTATCTCCTTTCCACATCAATTTTGGATTATCACTATTCCAACATCCATCTTTTATCCATTGATGGTGTTGCTCTAGTCCTTAATTTGGGGACTATATTtgggactttttttttttttttttgaaaattagatTTGAACtaatttagttaattattttaaacGAAACACCTATATGTATAAATAACCACAATTCCCTACAAGAAAAACTTATAACACGATGAGGACTAATCAAAGTTTGTAAAACCAACAAATACATTCTACAAACGTGGAATTAAAGCTTTTAAGCGTGAATAAATTAAGCGTTAGCGGAGCGGGTAAGGGCTTGAGGGGACACACCAAACCTTTACAATCCAGTGTAAAGTCGACATCAACGCGATTGGGTTTGGGCAAAACAATTTCACGTCAAAACCGAGGCGGAATCTCTCCACCGTTGGATCTCAAACCATCACTCCACCCGTCAACTACGAACCACCCTCACGCCTCATCATCATCTTTTTCACCTAACTGCTTTCGCTCTTCTCcctaaaataagaaaaaaaaactttttatctCCTCTTCCAAAATCTTCGCTTCTCCTACGCCACCCACTCCCGCTCTTCCCCCCGCTGCATACTGGTAAGCATTTCTGTTGTTTCTCACTTCCTAATGTTGCTTGTGTATGcattaatttgtttgtttttaatccTCGCTAAACCCTAGTTTAGATTGATAGCGAAATGAATCAATGTTTACTCCTTTcgtttttgtatatttaattgaaatttgacTGTGTTGTAATAACCGTCTGCTCGGTTTATGGCTGGGAATCTGAATGTGTGCGGTCTGGTTggattttgtttattattattattattgttgttgttttttttccttCGTTTGTTGAATTTGGATGGTCTGCTGATGTCGCGGTTAGGTTTTGGGCATCTTGTTGATTTATTGTTGTGCTCCTTTTGTGAATCTAGGGTTTTGGAGATTCATTTCTGATGGAAAGTAACAAGGAGGTTGTAGATGAGCCTCACTTAGTAGAGAGAAATGGTGCTGAGGATGAGGTTTCTGAACTGCCAGTAGAGGAGAAGGAAACTGTCGAGTCAAAAGTTGATGAAGTGCTGGCTAAGGGAATTGCAGCAGAGATGTCCAGTGGTGGTTTGGAGGATAGGGATACAATAGTGGATGAAGGCAGCAATGCTGAGAATGTTGAGGTTGGTGTTGGCTCTTTGCAGGACAAGGCGGAGTCAGATTCAATAGATGATGATGAAAAGTTTGAGGAGGCAGTTGAAGCTGTTGTTGAGGATGAGAAGTTTGAGGAGGCTGTTGAGCCTTCTCCTGAGGCTCAAAGTGCTGATGATGAGACAGGAAGGGAGCTAGAGGTTCTGGGAAATAAGGACTCTGCAGTTCAGGATCAAAATGATTCAGATCAATTTGCGAGGGATGAAACTGCACAATTGGAGAAATTTGACAGTGTTGAGAGTGGTAAAGCAGAGGTGATGGAATTTGTTGATTTGGATGCAACTAGCAAAACTGATACTTCAATATATTTAGTTCAAGAGAATGAAAAATCTGATGTAGTTGCAGAGaagcctgaaaatggagttttgGATCATTTGAACCCAGAGGAAACTCTAACCTCTGATGCTATTAAGACCTATGTCAATGAAAATGATTCGATGACTGTAGATGATGGCAAACATGATGAGGGAGTTCATGAAAAGTTGGGAATGCGAGATGCCAATGAAGTGAAAGGAGGTCATGGCAATCCCCAGAAACCGGCTGAATCTTACAAAGACATTTTGCTTCGATCCAAAAAATCTATTGAGGCGAGGGAAACATCCGATACAACTGATACTGGATTTCAGGATGAGGTTGACATTCATAATTGCAACTCAGCTATCCCTGACACTGAATCGAAGGGTGAGAAGTGTACTGATCTGGATGAGAAGGATTCATTGCTTCTGGAATCGGTGGACTCTGATGGTGAGATTGAAGAGGGGAAGGATGTTCCTCCATGTGATACTTCAGTTAATGGACACCATGGAGAAAGTTTACTCTTCAACGAGGGAATGAAGGAAAAGCAATCACTAGTTCTTAAATCATTGAATTCAGGTAAAAATGATGAAGAGCAGAAGGATGTCCGGAGCAATGATGATGGCGATCCAGACCACCAAAGAGTAAGCTCCAAATTATCTATAGAATCAAAAGAAAACGAATTACCTGATCCAGCTACCAACCACCATGGAGACAGTTCAGTGGGAAATAGAGCAACCACTCTTGAAGTTGTTAGCTCTCATCCATCCAAAGATTCCATGGGGTTGCCGGTGCTTAGCTCCTTTAATCAGGATAACCAGTATGGAGAGCAGAAGGATGTCCAGAGTAATGATACAGTTCTGGACCACCAAGGAGGAAGCTTTAAGTTACCTCCAGAatctaaagaaaatgaaataccTGAACCAGCTATTAAGCACAATGGAGACAGTTCAGTGGGTTATAAAGCAGTTGCTCCTGAATCCAATTGTTCTCATCCATCCAAAGATTCCATTGATGTTGAGACCTGTGCTAGTTCCTCTGACTTGGGTGTAGAAATTTCAAAACATCCTCAACCTCAATTCGTGAAATCTACCCCCGAGATCCCCAAAGCTGTGGCTAAGGAGCCTGTTGACGTTAAACAAGTGATATATATGGAAGCAAATCAAACTATTCCTTTGAATGGAGAAGAGGAAACCAAATCTGTTACAGATTCATCTTCCTTTGCTGTATCTGCAAGAGAAGATGAAACGAAATCTGCAACAGATTCATCTGCCCCTGCTGCTGCATCTGCAAGAGAAGAGGAAACTAAATCTGCTACGGATTCATCTTCCTCTGCTGCATCTGCAAGAGAAGAGGAAACTAAATCTGCGAcagattcttcttcttctgctgcACCTACAACACATATTGCAACCCCTACTCGTCCAGCTGGCCTTGGGCGTGCTGCCCCGCTGCTGGAACCTGCACCTCGGGTGGTGCAGCCACCTCGATTGAATGGAGCAGTATCACAGGTGCAAAACCAACTTGTTGAAGAATCCACAAATGCTGAGGGTGAAGAAAATGATGAGACACGTGAGAAGCTCCAAATGATACGAGTTAGATTTTTGCGCCTTGCTCATCGGCTTGGGCAGACTCCACATAATGGTGTTGTTGCTCAGGTCTTGTACAGACTAGGATTAGCTGAACAACTGAGAGGAAGAAATGGAGGTCGTGTTGCTGCTTTTAGCTTTGATCGTGCTAGTGCTATGGCAGAGCAGCTTGAGGCTGCTGGACAGGAACCCTTGGATTTCTCTTGCACAATTATGGTTCTTGGGAAGACAGGGGTTGGTAAAAGTGCAACCATAAATTCCATATTTGATGAAGGTAAAATTGACACTGATGCTTTCCAAATTGGAACAAAGAAGGTTCAGGATGTTGTTGGAACTGTGCAGGGGATCAAGGTCCGGGTAATTGACACGCCAGGACTTTTACCTTCATGGTCAGATCAGCGCCAAAATGAGAAGATACTCCATTCTGTCAAAAACTTTATCAAGAAAACACCTCCAGATATTGTTCTGTATCTTGATAGGTTGGATATGCAGAGCAGAGATTATGGTGACATGCCATTATTACGGACAATAACAAATATATTTGGATCATCAATATGGTTTAATGCTATTGTTGTTTTGACACATGCTGCGTCTGCTCCACCTGAAGACACGAATGGTACTGCCACAAGCTATGATGTTTTTGTAACTCAGCGTTCACTTGTTGTGCAGCAAGCTATTCGTCAAGCAGCTGGAGATATGCGCCTTATGAATCCTGTTTCTTTGGTGGAAAATCACTCAGCATGCAGGACTAATAGAGCTGGGCAAAGAGTATTGCCTAACGGTCAGGTTTGGAAACCTCACCTGTTGCTTCTGTCATTTGCCTCAAAAATTTTGGCTGAAGCAAATAAACTTTTGAAGTTGCAAGATAGTCCTCCTGGAAGGACTTTTGCCCATCAAGCACAAGCACCTCCCTTACCCTTTCTTCTATCATCCTTTCTGCAACCAAGACCACAGGTTAAATTGCCAATGGAGCAATTTGGTGAGGATGATGAGGCTTTAGATGATGAATTGGATGAATCCTCAGATTCCGAAGATGAGTCAGAGTTTGATCAACTGCCTCCATTTAAATGTTTGACCAAAGCCCAGCTAGCAAAGCTCACAAAAGAGCAAAGGAAGGCATATTATGATGAACTGGAATACAGGGAAAAGCTTTTTATGTTGAAGCAGTTGAAAGAGGAGAGAAGGCGGCGGAAGGCATTGAAGCAAAGGCAAGCCGCTTCTAAAGATTTGCCTGCTAATTCTGAAGAAAGTACAGAAGAGGATATTAATGGTGCAGCTTCTGTTCCTGTGCCCATTCCAGACATGGCCTTACCTGCTTCATTTGATTCTGATAACCCAACTCATAGATATCGTCGTCTGGATTCTTCTAATCAGTGGTTTGTGAGGCCTGTCCTAGATTCACATGGTTGGGACCATGATGTTGGTTATGAGGGCATAAATGTGGAAAGATTGTTTGTGGTCAAAGAGAAGATCCCTATATCTTTCTCTGGTTCATTATCAAAGGATAAAAAGGACAGCAGCCTACAAATGGAAATAGCAAGTTCACTGAATCATGGTGATGGGAAAGCAACCTCTTTAGGCTTTGATATGCAGTCACTAGGTAAGGATATTGCTTATACCCTTCGCAGTGAGACAAAGTTTCTTAATTTCAGAAAAAATAAGGCAACTGCTGGTCTTTCGGCTACTCTCCTGGGTGATGCCATAACTGGGGGGTTTAAAGTTGAAGACAAATTTATTGTTAGCAAACGCGGCCAGGTTGTCATTTCAGGTGGTGCCATGTTTGGTCGTGGGGATGTTGCTTATGCTGGTAGCTTGGAAGCCACATTGAGAGATAAAGATCATCCCCTTGGCCGTTTTCTATCTACTCTTGGACTCTCTTTCATGGATTGGCATGGAGATATTTCTTTTGGATGCAATTCTCAAACGCAAATACCTGTTGGGCGACACACAAACTTGATTGCCCGTGTTAACATTAATGATAAGGGTTCTGGACAGGTCAGTCTTCGCCTGGCCAGCTCTGAACAGCTTCAGATAGCCTTAATTTGCCTGGTTCCTCTTGCCAGAAAGATACTAGGTTATTGTCAGCAAGTT from Ipomoea triloba cultivar NCNSP0323 chromosome 12, ASM357664v1 encodes the following:
- the LOC116000355 gene encoding translocase of chloroplast 120, chloroplastic-like → MESNKEVVDEPHLVERNGAEDEVSELPVEEKETVESKVDEVLAKGIAAEMSSGGLEDRDTIVDEGSNAENVEVGVGSLQDKAESDSIDDDEKFEEAVEAVVEDEKFEEAVEPSPEAQSADDETGRELEVLGNKDSAVQDQNDSDQFARDETAQLEKFDSVESGKAEVMEFVDLDATSKTDTSIYLVQENEKSDVVAEKPENGVLDHLNPEETLTSDAIKTYVNENDSMTVDDGKHDEGVHEKLGMRDANEVKGGHGNPQKPAESYKDILLRSKKSIEARETSDTTDTGFQDEVDIHNCNSAIPDTESKGEKCTDLDEKDSLLLESVDSDGEIEEGKDVPPCDTSVNGHHGESLLFNEGMKEKQSLVLKSLNSGKNDEEQKDVRSNDDGDPDHQRVSSKLSIESKENELPDPATNHHGDSSVGNRATTLEVVSSHPSKDSMGLPVLSSFNQDNQYGEQKDVQSNDTVLDHQGGSFKLPPESKENEIPEPAIKHNGDSSVGYKAVAPESNCSHPSKDSIDVETCASSSDLGVEISKHPQPQFVKSTPEIPKAVAKEPVDVKQVIYMEANQTIPLNGEEETKSVTDSSSFAVSAREDETKSATDSSAPAAASAREEETKSATDSSSSAASAREEETKSATDSSSSAAPTTHIATPTRPAGLGRAAPLLEPAPRVVQPPRLNGAVSQVQNQLVEESTNAEGEENDETREKLQMIRVRFLRLAHRLGQTPHNGVVAQVLYRLGLAEQLRGRNGGRVAAFSFDRASAMAEQLEAAGQEPLDFSCTIMVLGKTGVGKSATINSIFDEGKIDTDAFQIGTKKVQDVVGTVQGIKVRVIDTPGLLPSWSDQRQNEKILHSVKNFIKKTPPDIVLYLDRLDMQSRDYGDMPLLRTITNIFGSSIWFNAIVVLTHAASAPPEDTNGTATSYDVFVTQRSLVVQQAIRQAAGDMRLMNPVSLVENHSACRTNRAGQRVLPNGQVWKPHLLLLSFASKILAEANKLLKLQDSPPGRTFAHQAQAPPLPFLLSSFLQPRPQVKLPMEQFGEDDEALDDELDESSDSEDESEFDQLPPFKCLTKAQLAKLTKEQRKAYYDELEYREKLFMLKQLKEERRRRKALKQRQAASKDLPANSEESTEEDINGAASVPVPIPDMALPASFDSDNPTHRYRRLDSSNQWFVRPVLDSHGWDHDVGYEGINVERLFVVKEKIPISFSGSLSKDKKDSSLQMEIASSLNHGDGKATSLGFDMQSLGKDIAYTLRSETKFLNFRKNKATAGLSATLLGDAITGGFKVEDKFIVSKRGQVVISGGAMFGRGDVAYAGSLEATLRDKDHPLGRFLSTLGLSFMDWHGDISFGCNSQTQIPVGRHTNLIARVNINDKGSGQVSLRLASSEQLQIALICLVPLARKILGYCQQVQYT